The genomic DNA ACCGTGTCCTTGAAAACGCACGTCGTGAACATCAACGGACCCAAGAATCGATTCAGACGGCGAGAAGCGAATGGGAAAAGGAAAGGGAACGACTGATGGAAGAAGCATATAACGAAGGCTACTTGCTGGGGGAGCAGGAAGGGAAACAGTCTGGTTACAGTGCTTACACTGGAATCATCGAAGAAGCGAACCGCATTGTCGAGGAAAACCGAGAACACTATTACTCTTACATCGAGCGTGCTGAGAAGGTCATCCTCTCCCTCGCTGTCCGTAGTGCAGAGACAATCCTCCATCAGGAACTGGAAGACGAAGAGCGTTTCATCCCTATCCTTCAGAGGGGGCTGAAGGAAGTCAGGGATCTTCCTGAAGTGCGAATTCATATCCATCCATCCAGGCACCACCTTCTCATGGAGCATAAAAGTGAACTGGAAGCGATGTTTCCGGCAGACGTGCAATTATTCGTTTATGCAAACGATGATCTCGATCCATTGGAGTGTTACATGGAAACCAAGCAGGGTAGAATCGTTCTTTCCGTTGATTCCCAGCTTGAAGAGTTGAAAAGGAAGCTTCTCGAGCGGATGGAGGAGGAAGGATGAAAGCAAGTGAACTTCTCGATTTCATCCCGAAGACGCCGACATTCAAAAAATACGGAAAAGTCCATCGGGTTGTAGGATTGATGATTGAATCACAAGGACCCGAAAGCTCCGTGGGAGAAGTATGCCATATCCATATGAAAAGCAGGGGGAAAGAGAAGATCATCCCGGCGGAAGTGGTCGGATTCAATGGGGAACTGGTCATTTTGATGCCGTACACGAGTATGCAGGATATCGCCCCGGGTAGCCTAGTGGAAGCCACCGAAAAGCCACTTGAAATCAAGGTCGGCCCTTCCTTGATCGGGAAGGTGATCGACTCCCTTGGAAATCCCCTCGACGGCAGCACCCTCCCATATGGACTGAGTTCGGTCCATACAGAAAAAGATTCCCCTAATCCCCTGTCCCGTCCCCCAATCGATGAAGTAATGGAAGTCGGCGTCAAAGCGATCGACAGTATGCTTACGGTTGGGAAAGGACAAAGGATCGGTATTTTTGCTGGGAGCGGGGTTGGGAAAAGCACCTTGCTAGGAATGATTGCCCGGAATACGAAAGCTGACCTGAACGTCATCGCC from Rossellomorea marisflavi includes the following:
- the fliH gene encoding flagellar assembly protein FliH, translating into MSKIIKNVSELGSKIIEPRRILLSRVGDSQEHSADTDAILENARIKADRVLENARREHQRTQESIQTARSEWEKERERLMEEAYNEGYLLGEQEGKQSGYSAYTGIIEEANRIVEENREHYYSYIERAEKVILSLAVRSAETILHQELEDEERFIPILQRGLKEVRDLPEVRIHIHPSRHHLLMEHKSELEAMFPADVQLFVYANDDLDPLECYMETKQGRIVLSVDSQLEELKRKLLERMEEEG